In one window of Brassica rapa cultivar Chiifu-401-42 chromosome A07, CAAS_Brap_v3.01, whole genome shotgun sequence DNA:
- the LOC103850092 gene encoding probable xyloglucan galactosyltransferase GT11 — translation MRKPQRRGAMAMEKSSSKYRTQFWYVAMVSFLLWLVLLYLFSSSATTVHTHERLFRQENVINLPINVPKHVQESDQAVLPVDVPKHDQEPDQPVVVSDVDSNTLPANTSQEVQISEDAKVVTDLVEELEKENIENEKKRADSGLSGRTTRSRRGHREPRKARLEPEKKRVHHNDDDNERNVVNSDENHQSYDKELNFLEPKDDVGSKKDRVGKEMANDLSNNDIESDNTSETVSEPKTQRHFTPNKTVSVAKNRVTSRRNRPKVMVRPRATRRNDPCRGKYVYMHDVPSLFNEELLKNCWTLSRWTDMCELTSNFGLGPRLPNMEGVSGWFATNQFTLEVIFHNRMKQYKCLTKDSSLASAVYVPYYPGLDLMRFLWGPFPFMRDAAALDLMKWLRERPEWKRMDGRDHFMVAGRTTWDFMRTPENESDWGNRLMILPEIRNMTMLLIESSPWNYHGFAVPYPTYFHPSTNAEILQWQNRMRRIKRRYLFSFVGAPRPNLGDSIRTEIMDQCKASRRKCKLLECVSGSQKCYKPDQIMKFFLSSTFCLQPPGDSYTRRSTFDSILAGCIPVFFHPGSAYAQYIWHLPKDIGKYSVFIPEKNVKEGKASIEKVLSRIPRGKVVAMREEVVKLIPRLMYFNPSGKRGDAGRFEDAFDVAVDGVLQRVEGLRKRIEEGNEEIFEFPEQFSWKYNVFGNVEKHEWDSYFDRH, via the exons ATGAGAAAACCACAAAGGAGAGGAGCGATGGCGATGGAGAAGTCGAGCTCAAAGTACAGAACACAGTTTTGGTACGTGGCAATGGTCTCTTTCCTCCTCTGGCTTGTCTTGCTTTACCTTTTCAGCTCCTCCGCGACAACCGTTCATACCCACGAGAGATTGTTCCGACAAGAAAACGTCATCAATCTCCCCATCAACGTCCCAAAACACGTCCAAGAATCTGATCAGGCTGTTCTCCCTGTCGACGTCCCAAAACACGACCAAGAACCTGACCAGCCTGTTGTCGTCTCGGACGTAGACAGCAACACTCTTCCTGCTAATACCTCTCAGGAGGTTCAGATTTCGGAAGATGCCAAGGTTGTGACTGATCTCGTTGAGGAACTCGAGAAAGAAAATATTGAGAACGAGAAGAAGAGAGCTGACTCAGGTTTGAGTGGTCGGACCACGAGGTCTAGGAGGGGACATCGAGAACCGAGAAAGGCTAGATTGGAACCTGAGAAGAAAAGGGTTCACcataatgatgatgataatgagaGGAATGTGGTTAACAGTGATGAGAATCATCAATCATACGACAAAGAACTAAACTTTTTGGAGCCTAAGGATGACGTGGGATCCAAGAAAGATCGAGTAGGTAAGGAAATGGCGAATGATTTGTCCAATAATGATATTGAAAGTGACAACACTTCTGAAACAGTGTCTGAACCAAAAACTCAGAGACATTTCACACCGAATAAGACAGTTTCCGTGGCCAAGAACAGAGTAACCTCCCGGAGAAACCGACCTAAAGTTATGGTACGGCCAAGAGCAACGCGACGTAACGATCCATGTCGAGGAAAATACGTTTACATGCACGACGTTCCATCGTTATTCAACGAGGAGCTTCTCAAGAACTGCTGGACGCTGAGTAGGTGGACGGACATGTGCGAGTTAACATCCAACTTCGGTTTAGGCCCTCGTCTACCGAACATGGAGGGAGTTTCCGGTTGGTTCGCCACAAACCAATTCACACTAGAAGTGATATTCCACAACAGGATGAAGCAGTACAAGTGCTTGACCAAAGACTCGTCTCTGGCTTCAGCGGTGTATGTTCCTTACTATCCAGGTTTAGACTTGATGCGGTTCCTGTGGGGACCGTTCCCTTTCATGAGAGACGCTGCGGCGCTTGATCTGATGAAGTGGCTTAGGGAGAGACCAGAGTGGAAGAGAATGGACGGTCGAGATCATTTCATGGTGGCTGGTCGCACCACTTGGGACTTTATGCGTACACCAGAGAATGAATCTGATTGGGGCAACAG GTTAATGATCTTGCCGGAAATTAGAAACATGACGATGTTACTAATAGAATCAAGCCCATGGAACTACCACGGGTTCGCGGTTCCTTACCCGACCTACTTCCACCCTTCAACCAACGCAGAGATCCTCCAATGGCAGAACAGAATGAGAAGAATCAAACGTCGTTACCTATTCTCCTTCGTTGGTGCACCACGTCCAAACCTAGGCGACAGCATAAGAACCGAGATCATGGACCAATGCAAAGCTTCCAGAAGAAAATGCAAGCTTCTCGAATGCGTTTCAGGCTCTCAAAAATGCTACAAACCCGACCAGATCATGAAGTTCTTCTTGAGCTCAACGTTCTGTCTCCAACCTCCTGGCGACTCCTACACTAGACGGTCTACATTCGACTCGATATTAGCCGGTTGCATACCGGTTTTCTTCCATCCGGGGTCGGCTTACGCGCAGTACATTTGGCATTTACCTAAAGATATCGGTAAATATTCTGTTTTTATACCGGAGAAGAATGTTAAAGAAGGTAAAGCGAGTATAGAGAAGGTTTTGAGTAGGATTCCGAGGGGGAAAGTTGTGGCTATGAGAGAAGAAGTGGTGAAGTTGATACCGAGGTTGATGTATTTTAACCCGTctggtaagagaggagacgcgGGAAGGTTTGAAGATGCGTTTGATGTGGCAGTGGATGGAGTGCTGCAAAGAGTTGAAGGGCTGAGGAAGAGGATTGAGGAAGGGAATGAAGAGATTTTCGAGTTTCCGGAGCAGTTTTCTTGGAAGTATAACGTGTTTGGGAATGTTGAGAAGCATGAGTGGGATTCTTACTTTGATAGGCATTGA